A window of Aromatoleum bremense genomic DNA:
GCGCGTACCGTCCGTTGTCCATCCACTGCACGAGGAGGGACATCATGGCTACCGATCTTCCCAGTAATACGCGCGCGCTGTTGGCGCGATCGGCCTTCGCGCCGGAGTTGAAGGAGTTTGCGGTGTGGCTCGGCGGCGAGCGCTACACGCCGTTCGTCACCCATCTGCACCTGCTGCGGCTGGAGCAGGTCTTGCCGCGACTTGGAAACCCGACTTGCAGTGAGGGAGACATGCACACGGCTTTCGTGGCGGTCGGCCGAGGGGTGCCGAGCCGTTTCCATCGATTCCATGCCACCGAACGTGCCTATCGCCGGTTCCTGCTCGCGCGCGGCCGGTTGGTCAAGGACGAGAACGAAGGCCACCACGCCAGCCTGTGCATCGCCTACGAGCGGCACCTGCGGGACCTGCGCGGGCTGTCTGTGTCATCTTGCCAGCATCATGCGATGACTGTCGCCGATTTCCTGGCGCGCGGCCTCGAGGCTGGCCAGGAGTTGCGCGCGCTCACGCTCGAGGACATTGAACGCTACGTCGCGCTGCGCAGCCGCGAGGTGTCGCGCCACTCGCTGCAGCACGTGGTCGCGTATCTGAGGAGCTTCCTGCGCTACTGTCACGACCAGGGCGAGATCGGACGGGTGCTCGATGCCATCGAGACGCCCCGAACTTACCGCGGCGAGTTGCCACCCCAGGCGCTCGACTGGTCGACGGTCCAGGCGTTGATCCGATCGGTCGATCTTCACAGCAAGGCGGGTCGGCGCGATCACTGCATCCTGCACTTGATGGCCCACTACGGTCTGCGACCATCCGAAGTCGTAACGCTTCGCGTGGACTCGATCGACTGGGATGCGGCCGTGCTGCACGTCGTGCAGTGCAAGACCCGGTCGGACCTGCTGCTGCCGCTGGCGCCCCAGACCGTGCGGATCCTGCACGGCTATCTGGCGCATGAACGCCGTGCACAAGGCACGGATTACCCCGAACTGTTCCTGCGTGCCCGCTGTCCGAGCGGACCGCTGCAACGCTATGCGGTCGGCGACATCTTCAAGAAGCGCGTTCGGCAGGCCAACCTGGAACTGCCGGGCCACAATGTCTATCGTCTGCGACACACGTTCGCGATGCGGCTGCTCACGCGGGGCGTGGGCGTCAAGGCCATCGGTGATCTCCTCGGCCACCACAGCCTGGAGAGCACCTGTGCCTACCTGCGGCTGGACATCGACATGCTGCGCGGCGTCGCCCTCGAGGTTCCCGAGGCAGGTCTTCGCCAGGGAGGCCACCATGCATGATGCCCTTTGCCTGGACGCCTGGGACGCCGCCGTCGCAGCCTACCTGAGCAGTCGCCACGCCATCGGCCGCGCCTACCGCAAGGAGGAACTGATCCTGCGCGAGTTGCGCAGCTTCCTCATGCGCGCCGGGGCCGCCGATCTCGATCCGGCCCTCTTCGAGCGCTGGCGCGCGCAGTTCCACCACCTCAGTTCGAGCACGCGCGTCGTGCGTGAGCACACCGTGTACAAGTTATGCCGCTACCGCCGGCGCAGCGATCCCGGCTGCTTCCTGCCGGATCGCGAGTCGCTGGCGCGCCAGAAGCCGCACGCGTTGCCGACGATCATCGAACCCGAGCAGGTGGCGCAACTGCTCGCCTACGTGTCGCAGCTACCCTCGGGGAGTCGATCTCCCGTGCGGGCGCATGCCATGCGCCTGGCAGTCGTGCTGCTGTACACGGCTGGGCTTCGACGCGGCGAACTCGTTCGCCTGACGCTGGGCGACGTTGATGTGGACGCCGGTGTGCTGCGGATCCGGGAGTCGAAATTTCACAAATCGCGCTGGGTTCCCCTGTCGGTCAGCGCGCAGGCCGAGTTACGGCGTTATCTTACGGCGCGGCAACAGGCCCGTCTCGACGAGCATCCAGCGGCGCCGCTATTGTGCACCCGGGGATCGCGCGCCTACACCGGCGAGGGCTTGTACAGCAGCCTCAAGCACCAGCTGCGCTGTGCGGGCATTCACGACAGCGCCAGCCGCTGTCCGCGTGTGCAGGACTTCCGGCACAGCTTCGCGGCGTCGGCGTTGCTGCGCTGGTACAACGCCGACGCCGACGTACAGTCCAACCTGCCCAAGCTCGCGCTCTACATGGGCCATGTGTCGATCGTCTCGACCGCCTACTATCTGCGCTGGATGCCGGCGGTCGTGTCGCAGGCGTCGGATCGATTCGCGCGCTCCTGCGCGGGCGTGATCGACGGAGATGCACCATGAAGCCGTCCACGCCAACCGATCTTGGGCGCGAACTGGTGCGCTTCTTCGAAGAGTTCCTGCCGGCGCAGCGCGGCTTGAGCCCGAATACCGTGCGTAGCTACCGGGACGCCTTGCTGCTGTTGCTGCAGTTCGCCTCGGCTGACGCCAAGCGAGCGATCGAGCGCCTGGAGGTATCCGACTTCACCGCCGAGCGGGTGATCAAGTTCCTGAACTTCCTCGAGACGGACCGTGGCAACGGGATCGCCACGCGCAACGCCCGCCTTGGAGCCATCCATGTCTTTGCGCGCTTCCTCGCGACGCGCCGGCCGGAGTACCTGGGTTCGCTGCAGCAGGTGATCGGCCTGCCATACAAGCGCGGCGCGCGGGAGGTGCCAATCGAGTACCTGGAGCGCGCCGAGATCGAGGCGGTGCTGCAGAGCATCGACCGGGACAGCGCTCTGGGCCGGCGCGACTACGCCTTGTTCGCCCTGATGTTCAACACCGGCGCGCGTGTGCAGGAGGCATTGGACGTGCGGCGGCGCGACGTGCGCCTGGATGCGCCGCCCCAGGTGCGCCTGCATGGCAAGGGCAACAAGGTGCGGCTGTGCCCGATCTGGCCGGCGACGGCGAAGCTGCTACGCGCCTTTATCGACGAATTGCCGGCGTCCGACGGTGATCCCGCCGAGGCGCTGCTCTTCACCAACGCCCGGGGTCGGCCGCTCACGCGCTTCGGCGTGCGCTATCTGCTGCGCCGGTACGTCGCTGCCGCAGCGCAGCGCGTGCCAAGCATGCGCGACAAGAGCATCCATCCGCACTCGCTGCGGCACAGCACGGCGGTTGCGCTGCTGAAGTCCGGCGTGGACTTCGCTACGATCAGCCAGTGGCTGGGACATGCCTGTCTGAACACGACGATGCGTTATGTCCGGGCCGACATCGATCTCAAACGGCAGGCGATCGCTCAGG
This region includes:
- a CDS encoding tyrosine-type recombinase/integrase, whose protein sequence is MATDLPSNTRALLARSAFAPELKEFAVWLGGERYTPFVTHLHLLRLEQVLPRLGNPTCSEGDMHTAFVAVGRGVPSRFHRFHATERAYRRFLLARGRLVKDENEGHHASLCIAYERHLRDLRGLSVSSCQHHAMTVADFLARGLEAGQELRALTLEDIERYVALRSREVSRHSLQHVVAYLRSFLRYCHDQGEIGRVLDAIETPRTYRGELPPQALDWSTVQALIRSVDLHSKAGRRDHCILHLMAHYGLRPSEVVTLRVDSIDWDAAVLHVVQCKTRSDLLLPLAPQTVRILHGYLAHERRAQGTDYPELFLRARCPSGPLQRYAVGDIFKKRVRQANLELPGHNVYRLRHTFAMRLLTRGVGVKAIGDLLGHHSLESTCAYLRLDIDMLRGVALEVPEAGLRQGGHHA
- a CDS encoding tyrosine-type recombinase/integrase; its protein translation is MHDALCLDAWDAAVAAYLSSRHAIGRAYRKEELILRELRSFLMRAGAADLDPALFERWRAQFHHLSSSTRVVREHTVYKLCRYRRRSDPGCFLPDRESLARQKPHALPTIIEPEQVAQLLAYVSQLPSGSRSPVRAHAMRLAVVLLYTAGLRRGELVRLTLGDVDVDAGVLRIRESKFHKSRWVPLSVSAQAELRRYLTARQQARLDEHPAAPLLCTRGSRAYTGEGLYSSLKHQLRCAGIHDSASRCPRVQDFRHSFAASALLRWYNADADVQSNLPKLALYMGHVSIVSTAYYLRWMPAVVSQASDRFARSCAGVIDGDAP
- a CDS encoding tyrosine-type recombinase/integrase, whose amino-acid sequence is MKPSTPTDLGRELVRFFEEFLPAQRGLSPNTVRSYRDALLLLLQFASADAKRAIERLEVSDFTAERVIKFLNFLETDRGNGIATRNARLGAIHVFARFLATRRPEYLGSLQQVIGLPYKRGAREVPIEYLERAEIEAVLQSIDRDSALGRRDYALFALMFNTGARVQEALDVRRRDVRLDAPPQVRLHGKGNKVRLCPIWPATAKLLRAFIDELPASDGDPAEALLFTNARGRPLTRFGVRYLLRRYVAAAAQRVPSMRDKSIHPHSLRHSTAVALLKSGVDFATISQWLGHACLNTTMRYVRADIDLKRQAIAQVFPDALAPPRGGRFQFDGRDLVGWLRRM